The following coding sequences are from one Leptospira mayottensis 200901116 window:
- a CDS encoding DegT/DnrJ/EryC1/StrS family aminotransferase, with protein MSSIETEISEKNLKKKTEIEFHKPTLSREDLKTVLECLVEDHLTTGNVTIRFEKAFASTFRYKQVISSNNLTSAYHLVLLALDIQAGDKVVLSTFAPVSALDAIFLLKAIPVVIDLDKNSFHLSPEGLTKALQDSSVKAILLDHSFGSIIDAKRYDFQEIPVIEDISEVLGAQSTTFTPGKQGNISVCGLSVDQMITTGNGAMIITDQESLAKKIRTMKAGKEPYQRKEGQPKLDYNLIDYQAALGIEQLSKIGIILERKRKIAQIYLQSISGSSVKTWYGDPNLDTFNRFIILAPGSYEQVERYFRSLQIGTQKVAEEPIHHILELPNSDFPNGEKLFQRGHCIPIYPNLTKDNIQRISQAIRRIY; from the coding sequence ATGAGTAGCATCGAAACTGAAATTTCGGAAAAAAATCTTAAGAAAAAGACGGAAATCGAATTTCACAAACCTACTCTATCCAGGGAGGATTTGAAAACAGTCCTCGAGTGCCTAGTTGAAGATCACCTCACAACCGGAAATGTAACGATACGTTTCGAAAAAGCATTCGCTTCCACCTTTCGTTATAAACAAGTCATTTCCAGCAACAACCTCACTTCTGCATATCACCTTGTCCTTCTCGCACTTGATATCCAAGCAGGTGACAAAGTAGTCCTTTCCACTTTTGCGCCCGTTTCTGCACTAGATGCGATTTTTCTCTTAAAAGCAATTCCAGTCGTAATCGATTTGGATAAAAATTCTTTTCATTTGAGTCCAGAAGGACTTACAAAAGCGCTCCAAGATTCTTCCGTAAAAGCGATTCTTTTGGATCATTCTTTCGGGTCCATTATAGACGCAAAACGTTACGACTTTCAGGAAATTCCAGTCATCGAAGACATTTCCGAAGTTTTAGGCGCTCAAAGCACAACATTCACTCCGGGAAAACAAGGTAATATCTCTGTTTGCGGACTTTCCGTAGATCAGATGATTACAACCGGAAACGGTGCGATGATTATCACCGATCAAGAATCTTTGGCTAAAAAAATCCGCACAATGAAGGCCGGTAAAGAGCCTTACCAAAGAAAAGAAGGACAGCCTAAATTAGATTATAACCTTATCGACTACCAAGCCGCTCTCGGAATTGAACAACTTTCCAAGATCGGAATCATCTTAGAAAGGAAAAGAAAGATCGCACAAATTTATCTTCAGTCTATTTCGGGAAGTTCGGTAAAAACTTGGTATGGTGATCCGAATCTGGATACGTTTAACCGTTTTATCATTCTTGCACCGGGAAGTTACGAGCAGGTTGAAAGATACTTTCGTTCCTTACAGATTGGAACCCAAAAAGTAGCAGAAGAACCAATTCATCATATTTTGGAACTTCCAAATTCGGACTTCCCGAATGGAGAAAAACTCTTTCAAAGAGGTCATTGCATTCCGATTTACCCCAACCTGACAAAAGATAATATCCAAAGAATCTCTCAGGCGATCCGTAGAATTTATTGA
- a CDS encoding NAD-dependent epimerase/dehydratase family protein has protein sequence MNIFITGASGFVGEAATRILSKKHTVRAMSRSEKTDAIISMVGGKPVRCELNSVDSNFLKGIDVVIHSAAYVEQWGPFQDFWKVNVDGTAQLLEASRKAGVKRFIFIGTEAALFYGQPMIDIDESYPYPNNSPFPYSKTKAEAEKLVLKANSSEMQTLSIRPRLIWGPGDKTVLPVLLKMVSDGNFSWIDGGRALTNTTHIYNLIYSIELALTKGQGGKAYFVTDDEVFNFRNFLESLLATQKVAAPNRSIPGWLARFLARILEGVWKLFRIKNEPPLTRFSASIMSRDCTIKIDNAKKDLGYSPLLTVRQGLAEMPVLGS, from the coding sequence ATGAATATTTTTATCACAGGAGCTTCCGGTTTTGTAGGGGAAGCGGCGACCCGAATTTTATCTAAAAAACATACTGTTAGAGCAATGTCCCGATCGGAAAAAACCGACGCCATTATTTCCATGGTAGGAGGAAAACCGGTTCGCTGTGAACTCAATTCCGTGGATTCAAATTTTTTGAAAGGAATCGACGTCGTCATTCACAGCGCGGCTTATGTGGAACAATGGGGACCGTTTCAGGATTTTTGGAAGGTCAACGTGGACGGAACCGCTCAACTTCTGGAGGCATCTCGCAAAGCGGGAGTCAAACGATTCATCTTTATCGGAACCGAAGCCGCCCTCTTTTACGGACAACCGATGATCGACATTGACGAATCGTATCCTTATCCGAACAACTCTCCCTTTCCCTATTCAAAGACCAAAGCCGAAGCCGAGAAGCTTGTATTAAAAGCAAATTCTTCTGAAATGCAAACTCTTTCCATCCGTCCTCGTTTGATTTGGGGACCCGGTGATAAAACAGTTCTCCCGGTTCTTTTAAAGATGGTTTCAGATGGAAATTTTTCTTGGATCGACGGCGGCAGGGCACTTACCAATACGACTCACATTTATAATCTAATTTATTCGATCGAACTCGCTCTCACAAAAGGCCAGGGTGGTAAGGCTTATTTTGTTACCGATGATGAAGTATTCAATTTTCGTAATTTTCTAGAATCCCTTCTCGCAACTCAGAAGGTGGCAGCTCCGAATCGTTCTATCCCGGGTTGGCTTGCTCGTTTTTTAGCGAGAATTCTAGAAGGAGTTTGGAAACTTTTTAGAATCAAAAACGAACCTCCTCTGACTCGTTTTAGCGCGAGTATCATGTCCCGAGATTGTACGATCAAAATCGATAATGCCAAAAAAGATTTGGGTTATTCTCCCTTGTTGACGGTTCGCCAAGGTCTTGCTGAAATGCCGGTTCTCGGTTCTTAA
- a CDS encoding TetR/AcrR family transcriptional regulator, which produces MEQLSSRERLIQTTAQLLQEKGYHGTGLKDILKLSGTPSGSLYHHFPDGKEELTAAAIQSAGESLEKQIETTIENHPDLYRALQEFTSHLSQELIDSGFQKGCPIATVVLEIAAENDRIQKVCSSIYLKWQNLLSSFLQRSEMKEDQVKSVSILLLAVVEGALVLCRAHRSIEPLEIVRKQLESILSTLIPAKGI; this is translated from the coding sequence ATGGAACAACTCAGCTCCAGAGAACGATTGATACAGACTACAGCGCAACTTTTGCAAGAGAAAGGCTATCACGGAACCGGGTTGAAAGACATTCTTAAATTAAGTGGAACTCCGAGCGGTTCTCTTTATCATCATTTTCCCGATGGAAAGGAAGAATTAACTGCAGCCGCAATTCAGAGCGCAGGAGAAAGTCTCGAAAAACAAATCGAAACTACCATTGAAAATCATCCCGATCTTTATAGAGCTTTGCAAGAATTTACAAGTCACCTTTCGCAAGAGTTAATTGACTCCGGCTTTCAAAAAGGTTGTCCCATTGCAACCGTAGTTTTGGAAATCGCAGCTGAAAACGATCGAATCCAAAAGGTTTGTTCGAGCATATATCTCAAATGGCAAAATTTATTGAGCTCTTTCCTGCAAAGATCGGAAATGAAAGAAGATCAAGTGAAATCCGTCTCGATTCTTCTTTTGGCAGTCGTAGAAGGGGCTTTGGTGTTATGCCGTGCTCACCGTAGCATAGAACCCTTGGAAATCGTTAGAAAGCAACTGGAAAGTATTTTGAGCACTCTAATTCCTGCTAAGGGAATATAA
- a CDS encoding efflux RND transporter permease subunit produces the protein MLSTVSIQNPIFSWMMMAAIIIFGSVGFSRMGVSQMPDVDFPVVNVSLTLVGANAQVMETDVVDPIEEALMAVEGVTEVRSISSDGSATITVELELSRNVDVAVQEIQTKLAQVSNKLPEELDPAVITKSNPDDVPIIWVSVTAVDKTEKEKMLFVKDFLKDKFQEISGVGEIILGGYVDRTINVFLDPLKLSRNEIAVDDIVNTLKEQNLEVPSGRLENRTNEISLRAVGEVPTAEQFGNIFLNSRSGSPLFRSIRLKDIATVEDGLGEIRRISRFNGISAVAIGIKKLKGANAVQVGDLVKAKVKELKPRLPKGYDLTVSNDNTGYIRDSVNELEFTLIFSAILTGFVCRLFLGNWKSTGNVLLAIPTSVIGTFLFLYFAGFTVNTFTMLGLSLATGIVVDDAIMVLENITRHHEMGKSWFKAALEGALEIRFAALAATLAVVAIFLPVAFMKGIIGRYFLEFGVTISVAVLLSLFEALSFTPMRSSLYSEDKKDSGKKTYFSSVFSVDARESWNRWVSRISVFKRMDPTIERFLDYSTDLYARSIDFVLKYPKSILYGTTALFLVSLGFFFLLKKEFIPPQDMGRFIVRARLPLGSSLQRTDEAMKKVEQYLIQRKEIEKYISNVGGFGGTEANTGMFFITMKEMGHRPKNPKTGREITQAALFGILRKDLKELVPEATFSMQDLSQRGFSAGRGYPVELVLTGPDWKTLSSLSVRILDKLKESKVVLDVDTDYVAGQKELRLITNREAAALRGVSMANVGNTVGTLMGGKNVSRFTENGRSYDVRVKIRKDQGETIEIIPDIGVRNTFGEFVKLKEVVSIQEKEALKTITRINRERAIRVFGNPAPALGQTVSTEKALEIAREILPDGYSVSITGSAKTAKESGESLTLALTFGILLSYMILASQFNSLKQPLYILLAMPFSFTGALASLYLFGQSFNMYSFIGLILLLGLVKKNSILLVEFVNHIRSTGKSIRESIKEGCPIRLRPVLMTSFSSIAAAIPPALALGPGAETRIPMAVTILGGMTLSTLITLLVVPAAYYLGEKEK, from the coding sequence TTGCTCTCCACTGTATCGATACAAAACCCGATCTTCTCTTGGATGATGATGGCCGCGATTATTATTTTTGGATCGGTCGGATTTTCCAGAATGGGTGTCTCTCAAATGCCCGACGTTGACTTTCCGGTAGTCAATGTCTCTCTCACACTCGTTGGCGCCAACGCCCAAGTTATGGAAACCGACGTAGTCGATCCGATCGAAGAAGCCTTAATGGCTGTCGAAGGAGTTACCGAGGTCCGTTCAATTTCTTCGGATGGTTCCGCAACTATAACCGTGGAGTTAGAGCTCAGTCGGAACGTGGATGTTGCCGTTCAAGAGATTCAAACAAAACTGGCTCAGGTTTCCAATAAACTTCCGGAAGAATTGGATCCAGCGGTGATTACAAAATCCAATCCGGACGATGTTCCAATCATTTGGGTTTCCGTGACCGCGGTCGATAAGACCGAAAAGGAAAAGATGCTTTTCGTGAAGGATTTTCTGAAAGATAAGTTTCAGGAAATTTCGGGAGTGGGTGAAATCATTCTCGGAGGTTACGTCGATCGAACGATCAATGTCTTTTTGGATCCACTCAAACTTTCCAGAAACGAAATCGCCGTAGACGATATTGTCAACACACTGAAGGAACAGAATTTGGAAGTTCCTTCGGGAAGATTGGAAAACAGGACGAATGAAATCAGTCTTCGAGCAGTGGGGGAGGTTCCCACTGCGGAACAATTTGGAAACATATTTTTAAATTCGAGAAGTGGTTCTCCTCTTTTTAGATCGATTCGACTCAAAGATATCGCAACCGTCGAAGACGGGTTAGGTGAGATCAGAAGAATTTCCCGGTTTAATGGAATTTCTGCCGTTGCAATCGGAATCAAAAAACTCAAAGGAGCCAATGCGGTTCAAGTCGGAGATCTTGTTAAAGCGAAGGTCAAAGAATTAAAACCGAGGCTTCCCAAAGGTTACGATCTTACGGTTTCGAACGATAACACTGGTTATATCCGAGACAGCGTAAACGAGCTCGAATTCACTCTGATCTTTTCTGCAATTCTCACCGGTTTCGTATGTAGATTGTTTTTGGGGAATTGGAAGAGTACCGGAAACGTTCTTCTTGCAATTCCGACTTCGGTAATCGGAACGTTTTTATTTTTATACTTTGCAGGTTTTACGGTCAACACCTTTACGATGTTAGGTTTATCTCTTGCGACTGGGATCGTCGTAGATGACGCGATCATGGTTCTGGAAAATATTACGAGACATCATGAGATGGGAAAATCCTGGTTTAAAGCCGCATTGGAAGGAGCTTTGGAAATTCGATTTGCAGCTTTAGCGGCTACGTTAGCTGTCGTTGCGATCTTTCTTCCGGTGGCCTTTATGAAAGGAATCATCGGAAGATATTTTTTGGAATTCGGAGTTACAATTTCCGTTGCCGTTTTACTGTCTCTATTTGAAGCGTTGAGTTTTACGCCGATGCGTTCTTCTTTGTACAGCGAAGACAAAAAGGATAGTGGGAAAAAAACCTATTTTTCCTCGGTGTTTTCAGTCGATGCGCGTGAATCTTGGAATCGTTGGGTTTCGAGAATTTCCGTTTTTAAAAGGATGGATCCGACGATCGAACGATTTCTCGATTACAGCACGGACTTATACGCGCGCTCGATCGACTTCGTATTAAAATATCCTAAATCGATATTATACGGAACCACTGCTCTGTTTCTCGTGTCGCTTGGGTTTTTCTTTCTCTTAAAGAAAGAATTTATTCCTCCGCAGGACATGGGGCGTTTTATAGTGCGCGCGCGTTTGCCTTTGGGTTCTTCTCTACAAAGAACGGACGAAGCGATGAAGAAGGTGGAGCAATATCTCATCCAAAGAAAGGAAATCGAAAAGTATATTTCCAACGTGGGAGGATTCGGAGGAACCGAAGCGAACACGGGAATGTTCTTTATCACGATGAAGGAGATGGGACACAGACCGAAAAACCCTAAGACCGGAAGGGAAATCACGCAGGCGGCTCTTTTCGGAATTTTACGAAAGGATTTAAAGGAACTCGTGCCCGAAGCGACGTTCTCTATGCAGGATCTCTCCCAGAGAGGATTTTCCGCAGGGAGAGGTTATCCCGTCGAACTCGTGTTAACTGGTCCGGATTGGAAAACGTTATCTTCCCTTTCGGTTCGGATCTTGGATAAGCTCAAGGAAAGTAAGGTCGTTTTAGACGTGGATACGGATTACGTCGCCGGACAAAAAGAACTCAGACTTATTACCAATCGAGAAGCCGCAGCACTCCGAGGCGTGAGTATGGCGAACGTTGGAAATACGGTTGGAACATTGATGGGCGGAAAGAATGTAAGTCGTTTTACAGAAAACGGAAGAAGTTACGATGTAAGAGTAAAAATCCGAAAGGACCAGGGAGAAACGATAGAGATCATTCCAGACATTGGTGTTCGAAACACCTTCGGTGAATTCGTCAAACTCAAAGAAGTTGTGAGTATTCAAGAAAAGGAAGCCCTTAAAACGATCACTCGGATCAATCGGGAAAGGGCAATTCGTGTTTTTGGAAATCCGGCTCCCGCTTTAGGGCAGACCGTATCAACAGAGAAGGCGCTTGAGATCGCTAGAGAAATTCTTCCAGACGGTTATTCCGTTTCAATTACTGGTTCAGCCAAAACTGCTAAAGAATCCGGCGAAAGTCTTACGCTTGCCCTGACGTTCGGAATTCTTCTTTCTTATATGATTCTTGCTAGTCAGTTCAACAGTTTAAAACAACCGCTCTATATTCTTCTTGCAATGCCCTTTAGTTTTACAGGAGCGTTAGCCTCTCTTTATCTGTTCGGCCAGTCGTTCAATATGTATAGCTTTATCGGGCTCATTCTCCTTTTGGGTTTGGTAAAAAAGAATTCGATCCTTCTTGTGGAGTTCGTAAACCACATTCGATCGACTGGAAAAAGCATTCGAGAATCCATCAAAGAAGGCTGCCCGATCCGTTTGAGGCCGGTGCTTATGACTTCTTTCAGTTCGATTGCGGCTGCGATTCCTCCCGCTTTGGCTCTCGGGCCCGGGGCGGAAACGAGAATCCCAATGGCGGTGACAATTTTGGGGGGAATGACCCTTTCCACCTTGATTACACTTTTGGTCGTTCCCGCGGCGTATTATCTCGGAGAAAAGGAAAAATGA
- a CDS encoding TolC family protein: MNRKNIIKIGFINSSLTQVERSALLHRNVWSRFSFKNTFKKMNFFFLSFAVLVFGFGCIDDSKIRTGDGVVESSLEEVTGVTTEKIRNISPDQELSIDELYSYAVERTERIALKEEAIQQADSQKAAAFASFFPSLSLVYNKFYRIPGPNSHFNPFYTEPNPLTGGSSTSSLPPTVGPGTRLLLSIPILNGVSQYTTYKAAGALANVRMNEAKYESGRLYLEIAQAYYNVLQLKEVILLEEKKINLVRKMILERRRLFSLGKITRADLSGAEADFSRSEANLEDFKYQLKQAEMALESLVGIGEGELRLSIPRGVISIPQNLLPEERIAKRYDVIAAKENLKMAELNLKKAWGGHLPSVTLNNYYTIPEHNTAQNKDITMQLSINVPLLSAGTITAGVKQAESAVRQAELQLSQTKRIATDEIRKAYESSRNSARLLSLYSKALNSVESNLSSQRRGFSFKTVSRLELLISEISFLDSEIAYRRVFYQHSLNTIWYSVAIGELPKLKKLKEEDKTRD; encoded by the coding sequence ATGAATCGAAAAAATATTATAAAAATAGGATTTATAAATTCGTCTTTGACGCAAGTCGAGAGATCGGCTCTATTGCATCGGAATGTATGGTCGAGATTCAGTTTTAAAAATACATTCAAAAAAATGAATTTTTTTTTCCTTTCTTTTGCGGTCTTGGTGTTTGGTTTTGGTTGCATCGACGATTCGAAGATTCGAACGGGCGATGGAGTCGTCGAGTCCAGTTTGGAAGAAGTCACTGGAGTTACGACCGAAAAGATTCGGAACATTTCTCCTGATCAAGAGTTGAGTATCGACGAACTCTACTCATACGCGGTAGAAAGAACGGAAAGAATTGCACTTAAGGAAGAAGCAATTCAGCAAGCGGATTCTCAAAAGGCGGCGGCGTTTGCTTCCTTCTTTCCGTCCTTGTCTTTGGTGTATAATAAATTTTATAGGATTCCCGGACCGAATTCTCACTTTAACCCGTTTTATACGGAACCGAATCCTCTTACAGGAGGATCTTCTACGAGTAGTCTACCTCCGACCGTCGGTCCCGGAACGAGATTACTTTTGAGTATCCCCATCTTAAACGGTGTAAGCCAATACACGACTTATAAAGCCGCAGGTGCTCTCGCCAACGTGAGAATGAACGAGGCTAAATACGAGTCTGGACGTCTCTATCTGGAAATTGCACAAGCATATTATAATGTTTTACAGTTAAAAGAGGTTATTTTGTTGGAGGAGAAGAAAATAAATCTTGTTCGCAAAATGATTCTAGAAAGACGAAGGCTTTTTTCCTTAGGAAAAATCACTAGAGCCGACTTGAGCGGGGCCGAAGCGGATTTTTCCAGATCGGAAGCGAATCTTGAGGATTTTAAATACCAATTAAAACAGGCTGAAATGGCGTTGGAAAGTCTTGTAGGTATAGGAGAAGGGGAACTTCGATTGTCGATTCCTAGGGGAGTGATTTCCATTCCTCAAAACCTATTACCCGAAGAAAGGATCGCGAAACGATATGATGTGATTGCGGCAAAAGAAAATCTTAAGATGGCGGAGCTTAATCTCAAAAAAGCCTGGGGTGGACATTTGCCTTCGGTTACGTTAAACAATTATTATACGATTCCGGAACATAACACTGCTCAGAATAAAGATATCACGATGCAGTTATCAATCAACGTTCCTTTGTTGTCTGCCGGAACGATCACGGCGGGAGTGAAACAAGCGGAATCGGCCGTTAGACAAGCGGAATTACAATTATCGCAAACAAAACGGATCGCAACGGACGAGATTCGAAAAGCTTACGAAAGTTCTCGGAATTCTGCTCGATTATTGTCCTTATATTCAAAAGCTCTTAATTCCGTGGAATCCAATCTGAGTAGTCAAAGAAGGGGTTTTAGTTTCAAAACAGTTTCCCGCCTTGAACTTTTGATATCGGAAATTTCTTTTCTGGATTCTGAAATTGCATATAGAAGGGTGTTTTATCAACATTCTTTAAATACGATTTGGTATTCCGTTGCGATCGGAGAACTACCAAAATTAAAAAAATTGAAAGAAGAAGATAAGACTAGGGATTAG
- a CDS encoding acyl-CoA dehydrogenase family protein encodes MIISNYFQDNEDLKLVFDELIDWEKIIHAYEHKFEDAEEYKKTGNEKLAYAPSNVEEAKEYYKSVLESLGEIMGEFVAPRSKEMDQIGLKYANGKVTFPTAQEECYNTLRDAGLMPISISRKYGGIGLPATVQSFMMEIAARADAAFCLAYGNINIVEIMERYASSEMCEKWLPEISAGKYSAAMALTEPNYGSDLPNVQTRATQDADGVWRVNGAKRFITHACGYIDAPSLILTLARTGSPESGARGLSFFLVKGKDVHIAGVEHKMGLHCSPTCEVVFDNSPGELIGKTGYGLVKYSMGMMNAARLTIATQSLGIATAAYYEGKKYASERIQFGKPIEQIPAVRKILDRMEREILATRVLIVETGKAIDLYHWPKEHLIKAEGKSEKDVSQDETIRRWEKLADLFTPLSKYYASEGCVAIASDALQIHGGSGYTEDYDVARIYRDSRITTIYEGTTQLQIVAAIGGVVSGMSPTGQLRQYAEEELSKFSPSEDLKKVWSDLDTSVGLYKSIHNGNVKDSLAFEVVEIAARFLCGMLLERSLKVLGGKELQKRKAITQAYHLDSVATASANLIKLERASKQAVLV; translated from the coding sequence ATGATTATCAGTAATTATTTTCAGGACAACGAGGATCTTAAACTCGTTTTCGACGAGTTGATCGATTGGGAAAAAATTATTCACGCTTACGAACATAAATTCGAAGATGCGGAAGAATATAAAAAGACCGGTAATGAAAAATTGGCTTATGCTCCTTCAAACGTGGAGGAGGCTAAAGAATACTATAAATCCGTGTTAGAATCCTTAGGTGAAATTATGGGGGAATTTGTGGCTCCTCGCAGTAAGGAAATGGATCAAATCGGACTCAAATATGCGAATGGAAAGGTAACGTTTCCGACGGCTCAGGAAGAATGTTACAATACTCTCCGAGACGCTGGACTTATGCCGATTTCGATCAGTAGAAAATATGGTGGAATAGGACTACCTGCAACTGTTCAGTCTTTTATGATGGAAATTGCGGCGAGGGCTGATGCAGCGTTTTGTCTTGCATACGGAAATATAAATATTGTAGAGATTATGGAAAGATACGCTTCTTCCGAAATGTGCGAGAAATGGCTCCCTGAAATTTCCGCAGGAAAATACAGTGCGGCGATGGCGCTTACCGAACCAAACTACGGATCAGATCTTCCGAACGTTCAAACAAGAGCAACTCAAGATGCAGATGGTGTCTGGAGAGTTAATGGAGCGAAACGTTTTATCACACATGCTTGTGGTTATATCGACGCACCTTCCTTAATTCTTACATTGGCGAGAACCGGATCACCCGAAAGCGGCGCGAGAGGATTGTCTTTTTTTCTCGTAAAAGGAAAAGATGTTCATATAGCCGGAGTGGAACATAAAATGGGGCTTCATTGTTCTCCGACTTGTGAAGTTGTTTTCGATAATTCGCCGGGAGAACTGATTGGAAAAACTGGATACGGTCTTGTGAAATATTCTATGGGAATGATGAATGCTGCGAGACTTACGATCGCGACTCAATCTTTAGGAATTGCGACTGCTGCTTATTACGAAGGAAAAAAATACGCTTCGGAAAGAATTCAATTCGGCAAACCGATCGAACAAATTCCTGCAGTCAGAAAAATTTTGGATCGGATGGAAAGGGAAATTCTAGCTACCAGAGTTCTTATCGTTGAAACCGGAAAGGCGATTGATCTCTATCATTGGCCGAAAGAGCACCTTATCAAAGCCGAAGGCAAATCCGAAAAAGATGTGAGTCAGGATGAAACGATTCGTCGTTGGGAAAAACTTGCGGATTTGTTCACGCCACTTAGTAAGTATTACGCGTCTGAAGGGTGCGTGGCAATTGCATCGGATGCTTTGCAGATTCACGGAGGAAGTGGTTACACCGAAGACTACGACGTAGCTCGAATCTATAGAGATAGTAGAATTACTACAATTTACGAAGGAACAACCCAATTGCAGATTGTGGCGGCAATTGGCGGTGTTGTATCGGGAATGTCTCCAACCGGACAACTCAGACAATACGCGGAAGAAGAACTTTCTAAATTCTCCCCGTCGGAAGATCTCAAAAAGGTTTGGAGCGACCTTGATACCAGCGTAGGGCTTTATAAATCGATTCATAACGGAAATGTAAAAGATTCTTTGGCATTTGAGGTGGTGGAAATCGCCGCTCGTTTTCTTTGCGGAATGCTTCTGGAAAGATCACTTAAGGTATTGGGCGGAAAGGAACTTCAAAAACGAAAAGCGATCACACAAGCCTATCATTTGGATAGTGTCGCGACGGCAAGTGCCAATCTGATCAAGTTGGAAAGGGCTTCCAAACAGGCAGTTCTTGTTTAG
- a CDS encoding cysteine-rich CWC family protein, with protein sequence MSETKNLKSGIVQKPCQRCGKIFGCGAAINSYECFSVNLSPEILKQLRTNYGDCICVSCLKNLSESEEKKFNMF encoded by the coding sequence ATGTCTGAGACAAAAAATTTAAAATCCGGAATTGTTCAAAAGCCCTGTCAGCGTTGCGGAAAAATCTTTGGTTGTGGGGCAGCGATAAATTCCTACGAATGTTTCTCGGTAAATTTATCCCCCGAAATCCTAAAACAACTCCGAACAAATTACGGCGATTGTATTTGTGTTTCCTGTTTAAAAAATCTAAGCGAGTCGGAAGAAAAAAAGTTCAATATGTTTTAG
- a CDS encoding GNAT family N-acetyltransferase yields the protein MQIREASIEDLQETAKLFDEYRLFYKQKSDLAGARKFIEEKIRKQESKIYLLMKGKTYCGFTQLYPIFTSISMKRAWILNDLFVRPEHRKKGGGKALIEQGTSLARDTEAKYLTLSTAFDNRTAQRLYESFGFVKDEEFLNYTLVI from the coding sequence ATGCAAATTAGAGAAGCCTCCATTGAAGACTTGCAGGAAACCGCAAAATTGTTCGACGAATATCGTCTCTTTTATAAACAGAAATCGGATTTGGCAGGTGCAAGAAAATTTATCGAAGAAAAAATTCGTAAACAAGAATCCAAGATTTATCTTTTAATGAAAGGGAAAACTTACTGCGGCTTTACTCAGTTGTACCCTATCTTTACTTCCATATCCATGAAACGGGCTTGGATCCTAAACGATCTTTTTGTTCGTCCTGAACATCGTAAAAAAGGAGGAGGTAAAGCCTTAATCGAACAAGGAACTTCTCTTGCAAGAGATACCGAAGCGAAGTATCTTACATTATCAACCGCTTTTGATAATCGTACGGCTCAAAGATTATACGAGTCGTTCGGCTTTGTGAAAGACGAGGAATTTCTTAATTATACTTTAGTTATATAA
- a CDS encoding ArsR/SmtB family transcription factor encodes MLEKELSPVFKALSDESRRRILDILKNKPGISVGELTDFFEFSRFAVMKHLKVLSEANLLKIEKKGKFRNIYLNAIPIQMIYDRWISQYSKHWASSLTRLKYEIEGESRRMEELKQVYTLYIKTSANKLWDTLIQSSITPEWFDGMAVTFEPKVGAKLTYDIKGQDGNKLSVVEGDVLEFDPQKKLAYTFRLSAEPKATKDRASRVTYELEPSGPDSVKLTVTHDDFDGKTTTFFGVSQGWPRHLSNLKTYLETGKGMNLPPMH; translated from the coding sequence ATGTTAGAAAAAGAATTAAGTCCGGTCTTCAAGGCCCTTTCCGATGAAAGTCGGAGGAGAATTCTGGACATTCTAAAAAATAAGCCCGGTATTTCCGTGGGAGAATTGACGGACTTTTTCGAATTCAGTCGTTTTGCGGTGATGAAACACCTCAAGGTTCTTTCGGAGGCAAATCTCCTAAAGATAGAAAAAAAGGGAAAGTTCAGAAACATTTATCTCAACGCGATTCCAATCCAAATGATCTACGATCGTTGGATTTCGCAATATAGCAAACACTGGGCGAGTTCTCTAACGCGGCTTAAATACGAAATCGAAGGAGAAAGTAGAAGAATGGAAGAATTAAAACAAGTCTATACTTTGTATATCAAGACGAGCGCGAATAAACTTTGGGATACGCTGATCCAGTCCAGTATCACACCCGAATGGTTCGACGGAATGGCAGTTACGTTCGAACCGAAAGTGGGCGCTAAACTTACCTACGACATCAAAGGTCAGGATGGAAATAAATTATCCGTGGTGGAAGGAGACGTTTTGGAGTTTGATCCCCAAAAAAAACTGGCTTATACGTTCAGACTTTCCGCGGAACCGAAAGCCACGAAAGATCGCGCATCCAGAGTGACTTACGAACTCGAACCTTCCGGACCGGATTCGGTAAAATTAACGGTAACACACGACGACTTTGACGGTAAAACGACTACTTTTTTCGGAGTTTCGCAAGGATGGCCTAGACATCTCAGTAACTTGAAAACGTATCTCGAAACCGGAAAAGGTATGAACCTGCCTCCGATGCATTGA